In the Streptomyces sp. NBC_00525 genome, one interval contains:
- the paaB gene encoding 1,2-phenylacetyl-CoA epoxidase subunit PaaB gives MSSSTDWPLWEVFVRSRRGLSHTHAGSLHAPDADMALRNARDLYTRRSEGVSIWVVPSAHITASSPDEKDSFFEPAGDKPYRHPTFYEIPDGVKHL, from the coding sequence ATGAGCAGCTCGACGGACTGGCCGCTGTGGGAGGTGTTCGTCCGCTCCCGGCGCGGGCTCTCCCACACCCACGCCGGCAGCCTGCACGCACCGGACGCCGACATGGCCCTGCGCAACGCGCGGGACCTCTACACCCGCCGGTCCGAAGGGGTCTCGATATGGGTCGTGCCGTCCGCCCACATCACGGCTTCCTCGCCGGACGAGAAGGACTCCTTCTTCGAGCCCGCCGGTGACAAGCCCTACCGGCACCCCACCTTCTACGAGATCCCGGACGGGGTGAAGCACCTGTGA
- the paaA gene encoding 1,2-phenylacetyl-CoA epoxidase subunit PaaA: MAAGTASRAARAAADGAQGADAALQVAFDAAVAADERIEPRDWMPDAYRASLVRQMAQHAHSEIIGMQPEANWITRAPSLRRKAILMAKVQDEAGHGLYLYSAAETLGTSRDELLDKLHAGRQRYSSIFNYPTLTWADVGAIGWLVDGAAITNQVPLCRCSYGPYARAMVRVCKEESFHQRQGYELLLALSNGTPAQHEMAQDAVNRWWWPSLMMFGPPDDASAHSAQSMAWKIKRHSNDELRRRFVDICVPQAAALGLSLPDPDIRWNEELGRHDFGAIDWTEFQEVLKGNGPCNEQRLGQRRRAHEEGAWVREAAAAYARKHTSGAGPAVPNGKATA, translated from the coding sequence ATGGCGGCAGGGACTGCGAGCCGGGCAGCGCGTGCGGCGGCGGACGGTGCACAGGGGGCGGACGCCGCCCTGCAGGTGGCCTTCGACGCCGCGGTGGCGGCCGACGAGCGCATCGAGCCGCGCGACTGGATGCCGGACGCCTATCGCGCGTCGCTGGTCAGGCAAATGGCCCAGCACGCGCACTCCGAGATCATCGGCATGCAGCCGGAGGCCAACTGGATCACCCGCGCCCCCTCGCTGCGCCGCAAGGCCATCCTCATGGCCAAGGTGCAGGACGAGGCGGGCCACGGGCTGTATCTGTACAGCGCCGCCGAAACCCTCGGCACCAGCCGCGACGAACTGCTCGACAAGCTGCACGCGGGCCGCCAGCGGTATTCGTCGATCTTCAACTACCCGACGCTGACCTGGGCGGACGTGGGCGCGATCGGCTGGCTGGTGGACGGCGCCGCGATCACCAACCAGGTCCCGCTCTGCCGCTGCTCCTACGGCCCCTACGCCCGCGCGATGGTCCGCGTCTGCAAGGAGGAGTCGTTCCACCAGCGCCAGGGCTACGAACTGCTCCTCGCGCTGAGCAACGGCACCCCCGCGCAGCACGAGATGGCCCAGGACGCGGTGAACCGCTGGTGGTGGCCCTCCCTGATGATGTTCGGCCCGCCGGACGACGCCTCGGCCCACTCGGCGCAGTCCATGGCCTGGAAGATCAAGCGCCACTCCAACGACGAACTGCGCCGGCGCTTCGTGGACATCTGCGTCCCCCAGGCCGCAGCGCTCGGCCTGTCCCTCCCCGACCCGGACATCCGGTGGAACGAGGAGCTCGGCCGCCACGACTTCGGTGCGATCGACTGGACGGAGTTCCAGGAGGTCCTGAAGGGCAACGGGCCGTGCAACGAACAGCGCCTCGGGCAGCGCCGCCGCGCGCACGAGGAAGGTGCCTGGGTCCGCGAGGCCGCCGCAGCGTACGCCCGCAAGCACACGTCCGGCGCGGGTCCGGCCGTACCGAACGGAAAGGCGACAGCATGA
- a CDS encoding DUF5819 family protein: MDSDDDSGVGGGGGMAALSFPYQIVAAVALGVFAVLACVQLAMVFLHVAPSNTLTKKHGAAVDEWVYPEFEQNWKLFAPNPLQQNVSVQVRTETAGPSGPRTSAWRDLSAEDGRAIRGNLLPSHVQQNELRRAWDFYVGSHDDKNRPNGLRGTLSEKYVRRLVMLRLGAHHEGEAVLRIQIRSEVRAVPAPEWSDEKISTGPSYRVLPWWKVTPDDLPRGAAGAEEAAR, encoded by the coding sequence ATGGATTCGGACGACGACAGCGGCGTCGGCGGGGGCGGCGGAATGGCCGCGCTCTCGTTTCCGTACCAGATCGTCGCCGCGGTGGCCCTCGGGGTCTTCGCGGTGCTCGCCTGCGTACAGCTGGCCATGGTGTTCCTGCACGTCGCGCCGTCCAACACGCTGACCAAGAAGCACGGCGCGGCCGTCGACGAGTGGGTCTACCCCGAGTTCGAGCAGAACTGGAAGCTCTTCGCCCCCAATCCGCTCCAGCAGAACGTCTCGGTGCAGGTCCGCACCGAGACCGCCGGTCCCAGCGGCCCGCGCACCTCGGCCTGGCGCGACCTCTCCGCCGAGGACGGCAGGGCGATACGCGGCAATCTGCTGCCCAGCCATGTGCAGCAGAACGAACTCCGCCGGGCCTGGGACTTCTACGTCGGCTCGCACGACGACAAGAACCGCCCCAACGGTCTGCGCGGCACCCTCTCCGAGAAGTACGTCCGCCGCCTCGTGATGCTCCGGCTCGGGGCGCACCACGAGGGAGAGGCCGTCCTCCGTATCCAGATCAGGTCCGAGGTGCGGGCCGTTCCGGCGCCCGAGTGGAGTGACGAGAAGATCAGCACCGGCCCGTCCTACCGCGTCCTGCCCTGGTGGAAGGTCACCCCGGACGACCTGCCCCGGGGCGCCGCCGGAGCAGAGGAGGCGGCACGGTGA
- a CDS encoding HTTM domain-containing protein has protein sequence MSTPRPDRALARSIQRVTATALGPYQTAVVRIGFGATFLAFLLRELPHRHEMYGPDAPWRWDVARQLISGNQAFTVLMWSDNSFWFEVVYALAMLSSLLLMLGWHTRATSVLFMAGVLSLQNRNIFMGDGGDNVIHLMALYLVLTRCGQVWSLDARRARRHARDAARGVDDVARSVEDVARGVQNATESADEAAVADREPAARRAPGELAGIVLWAVLGCVLVVATAAGGLGGTLWLPILLWCLWVGQAAWWAANRYAPSGEPRTLLDVIANLAHNAALVVIMAEVCLIYATAGWYKIQGSRWQDGTALYYPLKLEYFTPWPALSDLLASSGVMVMVLSYATVIVQVAFPFTLFNRRVKNVLLVAMICEHAGIAILLGLPFFSMAMIAADAVFLPTVFLVWLGGRVALGRQRLFRRRRAVEVPAPRAPGDGTEAAGPGGGGSHTLVG, from the coding sequence GTGAGCACACCCCGCCCGGACCGCGCACTCGCCCGCTCCATCCAGCGCGTCACGGCCACGGCCCTGGGCCCGTACCAGACCGCCGTCGTCCGGATCGGCTTCGGCGCCACCTTCCTGGCGTTCCTGCTCCGCGAACTGCCCCACCGCCACGAGATGTACGGCCCCGACGCGCCTTGGCGCTGGGACGTGGCGCGACAGCTGATATCCGGGAACCAGGCGTTCACGGTCCTCATGTGGTCGGACAACAGCTTCTGGTTCGAGGTCGTCTATGCGCTGGCGATGCTCTCCTCCCTTCTGCTCATGCTGGGTTGGCACACCCGCGCGACCTCCGTCCTCTTCATGGCCGGGGTCCTCTCGCTGCAGAACCGCAACATCTTCATGGGCGACGGCGGCGACAACGTCATCCATCTGATGGCTCTCTATCTGGTCCTGACCCGCTGCGGTCAGGTCTGGTCGCTGGACGCCCGGCGGGCACGGCGCCACGCGCGCGACGCGGCACGGGGCGTCGACGACGTGGCGCGGAGCGTCGAGGACGTGGCGCGGGGCGTCCAGAACGCGACGGAGAGTGCCGATGAGGCGGCGGTCGCCGACCGGGAACCCGCCGCGCGGCGGGCCCCCGGTGAGCTTGCCGGGATCGTGCTCTGGGCGGTGCTCGGCTGCGTACTCGTCGTAGCCACCGCGGCCGGCGGTCTGGGGGGAACCCTGTGGCTGCCGATTCTTCTGTGGTGCCTGTGGGTGGGGCAGGCCGCGTGGTGGGCCGCCAACCGCTACGCGCCGTCCGGCGAGCCCCGCACGCTCCTCGACGTCATCGCCAACCTCGCCCACAACGCCGCCCTCGTCGTGATCATGGCCGAGGTCTGCCTGATCTACGCGACGGCCGGCTGGTACAAGATCCAGGGCTCGCGATGGCAGGACGGCACCGCGCTGTACTACCCGCTCAAGCTGGAGTACTTCACCCCGTGGCCCGCCCTGTCGGACCTGCTCGCCTCCAGTGGCGTCATGGTGATGGTGCTGTCGTACGCCACGGTCATCGTGCAGGTGGCCTTCCCGTTCACCCTCTTCAACCGGCGGGTCAAGAACGTCCTGCTCGTCGCGATGATCTGCGAGCACGCGGGGATCGCGATCCTGCTGGGGCTGCCGTTCTTCTCGATGGCCATGATCGCCGCCGACGCCGTCTTCCTGCCGACCGTGTTCCTGGTGTGGCTGGGCGGCCGGGTGGCCCTCGGGCGACAGCGGCTGTTCCGGCGGCGGCGGGCCGTCGAGGTCCCCGCGCCCCGGGCCCCGGGGGACGGGACGGAGGCGGCTGGGCCCGGCGGAGGCGGGAGCCATACCCTCGTCGGGTGA
- a CDS encoding TrmH family RNA methyltransferase yields the protein MSSETGSTGTRSNGSPADGEPVDGQPAGEEPAQYDEGFGTQIGVGPHPLPWPEDERYDPELLAGGDRRNVGDQYRYWTREAIVADLDLRRHDFHVAVENWGHDFNIGSVVRTANAFLAKEVHIVGRRRWNRRGAMVTDRYQHVRHHPDTASLTAWAAAEDLPVIGIDNLPGAVPLERTELPRRCVLLFGQEGPGLTEEARRHAAMVCSIAQFGSTRSINAGAAAAIAMHAWVARYAVIPG from the coding sequence GTGAGCAGCGAGACCGGCAGCACCGGTACCAGGAGCAACGGGAGCCCCGCGGACGGCGAGCCCGTGGACGGGCAGCCTGCCGGCGAGGAGCCCGCGCAGTACGACGAGGGGTTCGGCACCCAGATCGGTGTCGGGCCGCATCCGCTGCCCTGGCCCGAGGACGAGCGGTACGACCCCGAGCTGCTGGCCGGAGGCGACCGGCGCAATGTGGGCGACCAGTACCGCTACTGGACCCGCGAGGCGATCGTCGCCGACCTCGATCTGCGCCGCCACGACTTCCACGTGGCCGTGGAGAACTGGGGCCACGACTTCAACATCGGGTCCGTTGTGCGCACCGCCAACGCCTTCCTGGCCAAGGAGGTGCACATCGTCGGACGGCGGCGCTGGAACCGGCGCGGGGCGATGGTCACCGACCGCTACCAGCACGTCCGCCACCACCCCGACACCGCGAGCCTGACCGCCTGGGCGGCCGCCGAGGACCTGCCGGTCATCGGCATCGACAACCTGCCCGGCGCGGTGCCGCTGGAGCGGACCGAGCTGCCCCGGCGGTGCGTGCTCCTGTTCGGGCAGGAGGGGCCGGGGCTGACGGAGGAGGCGCGGCGGCACGCGGCGATGGTGTGCTCGATCGCCCAGTTCGGCTCCACGCGGTCGATCAACGCGGGAGCGGCCGCGGCGATCGCCATGCACGCGTGGGTGGCGCGGTACGCGGTGATTCCGGGCTGA
- the paaN gene encoding phenylacetic acid degradation protein PaaN: MAAELSPHLLSERHRPTLDRALEAIRTRDYWSPHPEHPKAYGEGGAPGSLGAAEGKAAFDAVLRTRLDWDQAGTDGWTGGEVSPYGPELGVEYPHADLDVLLPAMRAGMPAWRDAGPETRALVCLEILARISARTHEFAHAVMHTSGQAFMMAFQAGGPHAQDRGLEAVAYAYEEQLRAPRSADWSKPQGKRDPLALHKSFTPAGRGISLLIGCNTFPTWNGYPGLFASLATGNPVLVKPHPRAVLPLALTVRLAREVLAEAGFAPDLVALAAERPGEGIAKSLAVRPEVKIIDYTGSTEFGDWLEANARQAQVYTEKAGVNTVVVDSTDDYRGMLANLAFSFSLYSGQMCTTPQNVLIPRTGIATDAGDKTYDDVVGDIAAAVTGLLGDDARANGLLGALVNPDVKARLEAAARLGEVALPSREVTNPDFPDAVVRTPVIVKLDAAKTEGEPPYLSECFGPVSFAVAVDSTRDALELLRRTIREKGAMTVGAYTTSPDVERAVEEVCLDESAQLSLNLTGGVYVNQTAAFSDYHGSGGNPAANAALCDGAFVSNRFRTIEVRRQR, encoded by the coding sequence ATGGCCGCCGAGCTCTCCCCGCACCTGCTGTCCGAGAGGCACCGCCCCACGCTGGACCGGGCCCTGGAAGCGATCCGTACGCGTGACTACTGGTCCCCGCACCCCGAGCACCCGAAGGCGTACGGGGAGGGCGGCGCTCCGGGCAGCCTCGGTGCCGCCGAGGGCAAGGCCGCCTTCGACGCCGTGCTGCGCACCAGGCTCGACTGGGACCAGGCGGGCACCGACGGCTGGACGGGAGGCGAGGTCTCTCCGTACGGCCCCGAGCTGGGCGTCGAGTACCCGCACGCGGACCTGGACGTGCTGCTTCCGGCGATGCGCGCGGGCATGCCCGCCTGGCGGGACGCGGGCCCGGAGACCAGGGCCCTGGTCTGCCTGGAGATCCTGGCGCGGATCAGCGCCCGCACCCACGAGTTCGCGCACGCCGTGATGCACACCAGCGGCCAGGCGTTCATGATGGCGTTCCAGGCGGGCGGGCCGCACGCCCAGGACCGCGGCCTGGAGGCCGTCGCCTACGCCTACGAGGAGCAGCTCCGCGCGCCCCGGAGCGCCGACTGGTCCAAGCCGCAGGGCAAGCGCGACCCGCTCGCGCTGCACAAGTCGTTCACCCCGGCGGGCCGGGGCATCTCGCTGCTGATCGGCTGCAACACCTTCCCCACGTGGAACGGCTACCCCGGCCTCTTCGCCTCGCTGGCCACGGGCAACCCGGTCCTGGTCAAGCCGCACCCCCGCGCGGTCCTCCCGCTGGCCCTCACCGTCCGACTGGCGCGCGAGGTGCTCGCGGAGGCGGGCTTCGCCCCCGACCTCGTCGCCCTGGCCGCCGAACGACCCGGCGAGGGCATCGCCAAGTCGCTGGCGGTCCGCCCCGAGGTCAAGATCATCGACTACACCGGCTCCACGGAGTTCGGGGACTGGCTGGAGGCCAACGCCCGCCAGGCCCAGGTGTACACGGAGAAGGCCGGCGTCAACACCGTCGTCGTGGACTCCACGGACGACTACCGGGGCATGCTCGCCAACCTGGCGTTCTCGTTCTCCCTGTACAGCGGCCAGATGTGCACCACCCCGCAGAACGTGCTCATCCCCCGGACCGGCATCGCCACGGACGCCGGCGACAAGACCTACGACGACGTGGTCGGCGACATCGCCGCCGCCGTCACCGGCCTCCTCGGCGACGACGCCCGTGCGAACGGCCTGCTCGGCGCGCTGGTCAACCCGGACGTCAAGGCCCGCCTGGAGGCGGCGGCGCGGCTGGGCGAGGTGGCGCTGCCCTCCCGCGAGGTGACCAACCCCGACTTCCCGGACGCCGTCGTCCGCACGCCCGTGATCGTGAAGCTGGACGCCGCCAAGACGGAGGGCGAGCCGCCCTACCTCTCGGAGTGCTTCGGCCCGGTCTCCTTCGCGGTCGCGGTGGACTCCACGCGGGACGCCCTGGAGCTGCTGCGCCGTACGATCCGAGAGAAGGGCGCGATGACGGTCGGCGCGTACACGACGTCCCCGGACGTGGAGCGGGCCGTGGAGGAGGTCTGCCTGGACGAGTCGGCCCAGCTCTCCCTGAACCTGACCGGCGGCGTCTACGTCAACCAGACGGCGGCGTTCTCCGACTACCACGGCTCCGGCGGCAACCCGGCGGCGAACGCGGCGCTCTGCGACGGCGCCTTCGTCTCCAACCGCTTCCGCACGATCGAGGTACGCCGCCAGCGCTGA
- a CDS encoding TetR/AcrR family transcriptional regulator produces MTTAKRDTYTPETLLTVAVRVFNERGYDGTSMEHLSKAAGISKSSIYHHVAGKEELLRRAVSRALDGLFEILDESGATRGRAIERVEYVTRRTVEVLIVELPYVTLLLRVRGNTKTERWALERRREFDQRVAELLKAAVDEGDLRSDVDIRLATRLLFGMVNSLVEWYRPLPGGAAEGDRLADTVVQLAFDGMKSRPAVVD; encoded by the coding sequence ATGACCACGGCCAAGCGGGACACGTACACACCGGAGACTCTGCTGACCGTCGCCGTCCGTGTCTTCAACGAGCGCGGCTACGACGGCACGTCCATGGAGCACCTGTCGAAGGCGGCCGGTATCTCCAAGTCGTCCATCTACCACCACGTGGCGGGCAAGGAGGAGCTGCTGCGGCGGGCGGTCAGCCGGGCGCTCGACGGGCTGTTCGAGATCCTCGACGAGTCGGGGGCGACACGGGGCCGTGCGATCGAGCGGGTCGAGTACGTCACGCGTCGTACCGTCGAGGTGCTGATAGTCGAACTCCCCTACGTCACCCTGCTGCTGCGGGTGCGCGGCAACACGAAGACCGAGCGCTGGGCGCTGGAGCGGCGCCGCGAGTTCGACCAGCGGGTCGCCGAGCTGCTCAAGGCGGCCGTCGACGAGGGCGATCTCCGCTCTGACGTGGACATACGTCTCGCGACGCGGCTGCTGTTCGGCATGGTGAACTCGCTGGTGGAGTGGTACCGGCCGCTGCCCGGCGGCGCCGCCGAGGGGGACCGGCTCGCGGACACCGTGGTGCAACTGGCCTTCGACGGGATGAAGTCCCGTCCGGCCGTCGTTGACTAG
- a CDS encoding alpha/beta hydrolase family protein: protein MTAALRMPGLLCAATLLVAASLAGCSSDGGDDGDKGTGKSASAEKADDFDCLTAEEAKASSITFTLEDGSETGAYAPRGGAGAGIVLAHQADGTVCQWKDKADELSKAGYRVLAVNSNGQEVAEVVAAAGYLREKGAGKLLLMGASKGGTAVLTAAPRLTPQPDAVVALSAPAQYRNMNAVQAVPRLTSPVLYMAGELDGDFAADAVEMNKKSVKSAEHKAIQVRDASAHGVALLDDDARWTTVRDFLVKYGS, encoded by the coding sequence ATGACCGCTGCGCTCCGGATGCCCGGACTCCTCTGTGCCGCCACGCTGCTCGTCGCGGCCTCCCTGGCCGGCTGCTCCTCCGACGGCGGGGACGACGGGGACAAGGGCACCGGCAAGAGCGCGTCGGCGGAGAAGGCGGACGACTTCGACTGCCTGACGGCCGAGGAGGCCAAGGCGTCCTCGATCACCTTCACCCTCGAAGACGGCTCCGAGACGGGTGCGTACGCGCCTCGTGGCGGAGCGGGCGCCGGCATCGTGCTCGCCCATCAGGCGGACGGCACGGTCTGCCAGTGGAAGGACAAGGCCGACGAGTTGAGCAAGGCCGGCTACCGGGTGCTCGCGGTCAACTCCAACGGGCAGGAGGTCGCGGAGGTCGTCGCCGCCGCCGGCTATCTGCGGGAGAAGGGCGCCGGGAAGCTGCTGCTGATGGGCGCGTCCAAGGGTGGCACCGCCGTGCTCACCGCGGCCCCCCGGCTGACGCCCCAGCCGGACGCCGTCGTGGCGCTGTCCGCCCCGGCGCAGTACAGGAACATGAACGCCGTGCAGGCGGTGCCCCGGCTGACCTCGCCCGTGCTGTACATGGCCGGCGAGCTCGACGGCGACTTCGCCGCCGACGCCGTGGAAATGAACAAGAAGAGCGTGAAGTCGGCCGAGCACAAGGCGATCCAGGTACGTGACGCGAGCGCGCACGGCGTGGCGCTGCTCGACGACGACGCGCGCTGGACCACCGTGCGGGACTTCCTCGTGAAGTACGGGTCCTGA
- a CDS encoding Lrp/AsnC family transcriptional regulator, with protein sequence MADAGEGEGRIPPPRPLDSVDRAILRLLQTDGRASIRSVADRVHVSRANAYARINRLIEDGVIRGFSARVNHERAGQGASAYITLKIVQNSWRTVREQLQALPGATHIALVSGDFDVLLLVHTPDNRTLRELVLTRIQAIPEVLSTRTLLVFEETDLAPGPDRPPELD encoded by the coding sequence ATGGCCGACGCGGGCGAGGGAGAGGGCCGGATTCCCCCACCGCGCCCGCTCGATTCGGTCGACCGCGCCATCCTGCGGCTGCTCCAGACGGACGGCCGTGCCTCGATACGGTCGGTGGCCGATCGCGTCCATGTCTCGCGGGCCAACGCCTACGCCCGGATCAACCGCCTCATCGAGGACGGCGTGATCCGGGGGTTCAGCGCGCGGGTGAACCATGAGCGGGCGGGGCAGGGCGCCTCCGCGTACATCACGCTGAAGATCGTGCAGAACTCCTGGCGGACCGTTCGCGAACAGCTCCAGGCGCTGCCGGGTGCCACGCACATCGCGCTGGTCAGCGGTGATTTCGATGTGCTGCTGCTGGTGCACACGCCGGACAACCGGACACTGCGCGAGCTGGTGCTGACTCGTATTCAGGCCATTCCGGAGGTGCTGTCCACCCGCACGCTGCTGGTGTTCGAGGAGACGGACCTGGCCCCCGGTCCGGACCGTCCCCCGGAGCTCGACTGA
- the pdhA gene encoding pyruvate dehydrogenase (acetyl-transferring) E1 component subunit alpha, which produces MTVQELPGAAAYRPTPPPAWKPLTDPAPLLPDPEPYRVLGTDAVADADPGLLLRLYAELVRGRRYNAQATALTKQGRLAVYPSSTGQEACEIAAALVLEERDWLFPSYRDTLAAVARGLDPVEALTLLRGDRHTGYDPRAHRIAPLCTPLATQLPHAVGLAHAARLKGDDVVALAMVGDGGTSEGDFHEALNFAAVWQAPVVFLVQNNGFAISVPLAKQTAAPSLAHKAVGYGMPGRLVDGNDAAAVHQVLSEAVERARSGGGPTLVEAVTYRMDAHTNADDATRYRGDSEVDLWRDHDPVLLLERELTGRGLLDDAGKEEARGAAEAMAAQLRERMNADPVLDPMALFTHVYEEQTAQLREQAVRLREELDAENDQHGTDGGAER; this is translated from the coding sequence ATGACGGTCCAGGAGCTGCCCGGCGCGGCCGCCTACCGGCCCACGCCGCCCCCGGCCTGGAAGCCGCTGACCGATCCCGCGCCGCTGCTCCCGGACCCCGAGCCCTACCGGGTGCTGGGGACGGACGCCGTGGCCGACGCCGACCCCGGGCTGCTGCTGCGGCTCTACGCGGAGCTGGTGCGCGGACGGCGGTACAACGCCCAGGCGACCGCGCTGACCAAGCAGGGCCGCCTGGCGGTCTACCCGTCGAGCACCGGCCAGGAGGCCTGCGAGATCGCGGCCGCCCTGGTCCTGGAGGAGCGGGACTGGCTCTTCCCCAGCTACCGGGACACGCTCGCGGCCGTGGCGCGGGGCCTGGACCCGGTCGAGGCACTGACCCTGCTGCGCGGCGACCGGCACACCGGCTACGACCCGAGGGCGCACCGCATCGCCCCGCTCTGCACCCCGCTCGCCACCCAGCTGCCGCACGCGGTGGGCCTGGCCCACGCCGCCCGGCTCAAGGGCGACGACGTCGTGGCCCTCGCCATGGTCGGCGACGGCGGCACCAGCGAGGGGGACTTCCACGAGGCGCTGAACTTCGCGGCCGTCTGGCAGGCCCCGGTGGTCTTCCTCGTGCAGAACAACGGCTTCGCCATCTCCGTACCCCTGGCCAAGCAGACGGCGGCCCCGTCGCTGGCGCACAAGGCCGTGGGGTACGGGATGCCCGGCCGGCTGGTGGACGGGAACGACGCGGCCGCGGTGCACCAGGTGCTCTCCGAGGCGGTCGAGCGGGCCAGGAGCGGTGGCGGCCCGACCCTGGTCGAGGCGGTCACGTACCGGATGGACGCCCATACGAACGCCGACGACGCGACCCGGTACCGCGGCGACAGCGAGGTCGATCTGTGGCGGGACCACGATCCGGTCCTGCTGCTGGAGCGCGAGCTGACCGGGCGCGGGCTGCTGGACGACGCCGGAAAGGAGGAGGCGCGGGGCGCCGCCGAAGCGATGGCGGCACAGCTGCGGGAGCGGATGAACGCCGACCCGGTGCTCGACCCGATGGCCCTTTTCACCCATGTGTACGAGGAGCAGACGGCCCAGTTGCGCGAGCAGGCGGTCCGCCTGCGGGAGGAACTGGACGCGGAGAACGACCAGCACGGCACGGACGGGGGAGCGGAGCGATGA
- a CDS encoding alpha-ketoacid dehydrogenase subunit beta produces MTTAAATAGRRTAKAKPATMAQALGRALRDSMAEDPAVHVLGEDVGTLGGVFRITDGLAKEFGDERCTDTPLAEAGILGAAVGMAMYGLRPVVEMQFDAFAYPAFEQLASHVAKMRNRTGGAMPLPITVRIPYGGGIGGVEHHSDSSEAYYMATPGLHVVTPATVEDAYGLLRASIASDDPVVFLEPKRLYWSKADWSPQHPTAVEPIGRAVVRRPGRSATLITYGPSLPVCMEAAQAAVEEGWDLEVVDLRSLVPFDDETVTASVRRTGRAVVVHESTGFGGPGGEIAARITERCFHHLEAPVLRVAGFDIPYPPPMQERHHLPGVDRVLDAVARLQWEADN; encoded by the coding sequence ATGACCACGGCAGCGGCGACGGCCGGGCGGCGGACGGCGAAGGCCAAGCCCGCCACCATGGCCCAGGCCCTGGGACGCGCCCTGCGCGACTCGATGGCCGAGGACCCCGCGGTCCACGTCCTCGGGGAAGACGTGGGAACGCTCGGCGGGGTCTTCCGGATCACCGACGGCCTGGCGAAGGAGTTCGGCGACGAGCGCTGCACCGACACGCCACTGGCCGAGGCGGGCATCCTCGGGGCGGCGGTCGGCATGGCGATGTACGGGCTGCGGCCCGTCGTGGAGATGCAGTTCGACGCCTTCGCCTATCCGGCGTTCGAACAGCTGGCCAGTCATGTCGCCAAAATGCGGAACCGGACCGGCGGCGCCATGCCGCTGCCGATCACCGTCCGCATTCCCTACGGCGGCGGTATCGGGGGCGTCGAGCACCACAGCGACTCCTCCGAGGCGTACTACATGGCCACGCCCGGTCTCCACGTCGTCACCCCGGCCACGGTCGAGGACGCGTACGGGCTGCTGCGGGCCTCGATCGCCTCGGACGACCCCGTCGTCTTCCTGGAGCCCAAGCGGCTGTACTGGTCGAAGGCCGACTGGTCGCCGCAGCACCCCACCGCCGTGGAGCCCATCGGCCGCGCCGTCGTCCGCCGCCCCGGCCGCAGCGCCACCCTCATCACGTACGGGCCGTCCCTGCCCGTCTGCATGGAGGCCGCGCAGGCCGCCGTCGAGGAGGGCTGGGACCTGGAAGTCGTCGACCTGCGTTCCCTGGTGCCGTTCGACGACGAGACCGTCACCGCCTCGGTCCGCCGCACCGGACGCGCGGTCGTCGTCCACGAGTCCACCGGCTTCGGCGGTCCCGGCGGCGAAATCGCGGCCCGGATCACCGAGCGGTGCTTCCACCACCTGGAGGCGCCCGTGCTGCGCGTCGCCGGGTTCGACATCCCCTACCCGCCGCCCATGCAGGAGCGCCACCACCTGCCCGGTGTGGACCGGGTCCTCGACGCCGTCGCACGGCTCCAGTGGGAGGCGGACAACTGA